The proteins below come from a single Corynebacterium cystitidis genomic window:
- a CDS encoding metal-sensitive transcriptional regulator, whose product MTPHAPEHGQDHGGDTCCGGQHGYSADRDRYLARLKRIEGQVRGIQRMIGEDQYCIDILTQMSAINSALENVGLALLEDHLHHCVAGAIADGGELADDKITEAMAAVRRMVKS is encoded by the coding sequence ATGACTCCCCACGCACCCGAACACGGGCAGGACCACGGCGGAGACACCTGCTGCGGCGGCCAGCACGGCTATAGCGCGGACCGAGACCGGTACCTAGCACGCCTCAAGCGCATCGAAGGCCAGGTCCGGGGCATCCAGCGGATGATCGGTGAGGATCAGTACTGCATTGACATCTTGACTCAGATGTCTGCCATTAACTCGGCGCTGGAGAATGTGGGCCTGGCCTTACTTGAAGATCACTTGCACCACTGCGTTGCTGGGGCGATAGCCGATGGGGGTGAGCTTGCCGACGACAAAATCACCGAGGCCATGGCCGCCGTGAGGCGAATGGTGAAGTCTTAA
- a CDS encoding GNAT family N-acetyltransferase: MSVQPEIVHQPGKNRYVLNVHGREAGYATYSDVAAAGQQVRDFDYVVVDDAYRGHRLSIPLIQEALDDTRAEGLKIRTTCSAVERFLAKNEAYQDLVVNDLND; encoded by the coding sequence ATGTCCGTTCAACCAGAGATTGTTCATCAGCCCGGAAAGAACCGGTATGTGCTCAACGTACACGGGCGCGAGGCCGGGTACGCAACGTACAGTGACGTTGCCGCCGCTGGCCAGCAGGTGCGCGACTTCGATTATGTTGTTGTCGACGATGCGTACCGTGGTCACCGACTATCTATTCCGCTAATTCAGGAGGCGCTCGATGATACTAGGGCGGAAGGGCTGAAAATTCGCACCACATGCAGTGCAGTAGAGCGTTTTCTCGCAAAAAACGAGGCCTATCAAGACCTCGTTGTAAATGATCTAAATGACTAG
- the epsC gene encoding serine O-acetyltransferase EpsC: MIKVLKMIREDLANAKLHDPAARGDVENAIVYSGLHAIWLHRACHGLWTRNFKSLARILAQINRWLTGIEIHPGATIGRRFFIDHGMGIVIGETAEIGDDVMLYHGVTLGGQVLTQTKRHPTLEDGVTVGAGAKILGPIVIGEGSAVGANAVVTKDVPPHHIAIGIPAKNRPRKKDENEPLVDPGNYII, from the coding sequence ATGATTAAGGTGCTGAAAATGATCCGCGAGGACCTCGCCAACGCGAAGCTGCACGACCCTGCTGCACGTGGCGACGTGGAGAACGCCATTGTGTACTCTGGGCTCCACGCGATCTGGTTGCACCGCGCCTGCCACGGCCTGTGGACCCGAAATTTTAAGAGTCTCGCGCGCATCCTGGCGCAGATTAATCGGTGGCTCACAGGAATTGAGATTCATCCCGGCGCCACTATCGGTCGGCGCTTCTTCATCGACCATGGCATGGGCATAGTGATTGGGGAAACAGCCGAGATCGGCGACGATGTCATGCTGTACCACGGGGTCACCTTAGGTGGCCAGGTGCTTACTCAAACGAAGCGGCATCCCACCCTGGAGGATGGAGTGACGGTGGGCGCTGGTGCGAAGATTTTAGGCCCAATCGTGATCGGTGAAGGCTCTGCCGTGGGAGCGAACGCTGTAGTGACAAAGGATGTTCCTCCGCACCACATTGCGATTGGCATCCCGGCGAAGAATCGGCCGCGGAAGAAGGATGAAAACGAACCATTGGTCGATCCAGGCAACTACATCATCTAG
- the cysK gene encoding cysteine synthase A — protein MAKVYNNVLETIGNTPLVELKGISEGTGARVLGKLEFFNPANSVKDRIGKAIIDAAEASGQLKPGGTIVEGTSGNTGIALALAGAARGYKVILTMPETMSNERRVVLRAFGAEIVLTPGSAGMQGAVDKANEIVESTENAILASQFENEANPKIHYETTGPEIWNDTDGKVDILVAGVGTGGTISGAGKYLKEQNAEVKTVAVEPAASPLLSEGKAGPHKIQGLGANFIPGTYDRTVVDEILTVSNEDAVATSRELAVKDAVLGGISAGANVKAALEVASREENKDKTIVVIIPDFGERYVSTILYEDIRD, from the coding sequence ATGGCAAAGGTGTACAACAACGTTCTAGAGACCATCGGCAACACCCCACTGGTAGAGCTGAAGGGGATCTCTGAAGGCACCGGTGCACGCGTGCTGGGCAAGTTGGAGTTCTTCAACCCCGCCAACTCGGTAAAAGACCGCATCGGTAAGGCGATTATCGACGCGGCCGAGGCTTCCGGCCAGTTGAAGCCAGGCGGAACCATCGTCGAGGGTACGTCCGGCAATACCGGTATCGCTCTGGCGCTCGCAGGTGCCGCTCGTGGTTACAAGGTTATCCTGACCATGCCTGAGACCATGTCTAATGAGCGTCGAGTTGTTCTGCGCGCATTCGGCGCAGAGATTGTTCTCACCCCAGGTTCCGCTGGCATGCAGGGCGCCGTGGACAAGGCCAATGAGATCGTCGAATCCACCGAAAACGCAATACTTGCGTCTCAGTTTGAGAACGAGGCGAACCCGAAGATCCATTACGAAACCACCGGCCCTGAGATCTGGAATGACACTGACGGCAAGGTTGATATTCTCGTAGCTGGCGTGGGCACCGGTGGCACCATCTCCGGTGCCGGCAAGTACCTCAAGGAGCAGAACGCGGAGGTTAAGACTGTCGCTGTCGAGCCCGCAGCTTCCCCTCTGTTGTCAGAGGGCAAGGCTGGCCCACACAAGATCCAGGGCCTCGGCGCTAACTTCATTCCGGGCACTTATGATCGCACCGTTGTAGACGAGATCCTCACCGTCTCCAACGAAGATGCAGTAGCGACGTCCCGCGAGCTGGCGGTCAAGGATGCTGTCCTCGGCGGCATTTCCGCAGGCGCCAACGTCAAGGCTGCACTGGAGGTTGCTTCTCGCGAGGAAAATAAGGACAAGACCATCGTGGTCATCATCCCTGATTTCGGCGAGCGTTACGTCTCCACGATCCTCTACGAGGACATCCGCGACTAG
- the ramA gene encoding acetate metabolism transcriptional regulator RamA, which translates to MDSQRIKDDDDAIRAALTSLKTATGIPVTMYGTLLADNRLQITQWIGLRTPALQNLIIDQGVGVGGRVVAMRRAVGVSDYTRANVISHEHDRAIQDEGLHSIVAVPVIVQREIRGVLYVGVHSPVRLGDKVIEEVTMTARTLEQDLEVNSALRRAEGGKAGAKTGRVMNGAEWEQVRSTHSKLRMLANRVEDESLRKELEQLCDQMVSPVRVKQTTKLSARELDVLSCVALGHTNVEAAEEMGIGAETVKSYLRSVMRKLGAHTRYEAVNAARRIGALP; encoded by the coding sequence ATGGATTCCCAACGGATCAAAGACGACGATGACGCCATCCGAGCAGCTCTAACGTCCTTGAAAACCGCGACTGGCATCCCGGTGACCATGTACGGCACACTACTGGCCGATAATCGTCTGCAGATCACACAGTGGATTGGGTTGCGTACCCCTGCGCTTCAGAACCTCATTATTGATCAAGGTGTTGGCGTTGGAGGCCGCGTCGTCGCCATGCGTAGGGCGGTGGGTGTGTCTGATTACACGCGCGCCAACGTCATTTCCCATGAACATGATCGCGCTATTCAAGATGAAGGATTGCACTCGATCGTTGCGGTTCCAGTAATAGTACAGCGCGAAATTCGCGGTGTTCTTTACGTTGGTGTTCATTCGCCGGTGCGTTTGGGTGACAAGGTCATCGAGGAAGTGACGATGACTGCGCGCACACTCGAGCAAGATCTTGAAGTTAATTCTGCGTTGCGTCGTGCCGAAGGCGGGAAAGCCGGGGCTAAGACTGGGCGAGTGATGAATGGTGCAGAGTGGGAGCAGGTCCGCTCCACTCACTCGAAACTTCGCATGCTTGCCAATCGCGTCGAGGATGAGTCTCTCCGCAAGGAGCTGGAGCAGTTGTGTGATCAGATGGTCTCGCCAGTGCGCGTCAAACAGACCACCAAGCTGTCCGCTCGCGAACTGGACGTTCTTTCGTGTGTCGCCTTGGGCCATACCAACGTCGAGGCTGCCGAAGAAATGGGTATTGGCGCAGAAACAGTAAAGTCCTATCTTCGTAGCGTGATGCGAAAGCTCGGCGCACATACCCGTTATGAAGCTGTTAATGCTGCTCGACGCATTGGTGCCCTACCTTAA
- the murA gene encoding UDP-N-acetylglucosamine 1-carboxyvinyltransferase has product MKDRFLVTGGARLQGSVTVDGAKNSVLKLMAAALLAEGTTTLTNCPEILDVPLMKDVLEGLGCSVTIDGTTVSIVTPAELSSRADFDAVRQFRASVCVLGPLTARCGEAIVALPGGDAIGSRPLDMHQSGLEKLGATTHIEHGAVVARASSLEGAEITLDFPSVGATENILTAAVLANGTTVLDNAAREPEIVDLCEMLNSMGARITGGGTSTLTIEGVDKLGPTTHSVVGDRIVAGTWAYAAAMTQGDITVGGIAPGHLHLALEKLKTAGADVETYDNGFRVSMNHRPKAVDYQTLPFPGFPTDLQPMAIGIASIADGVSVITENVFESRFRFVDEMLRLGADASVDGHHVVLRGNDTLSSTDVWASDIRAGAGLVLAGLVADGVTRVHDLYHIDRGYPRFVERLNALGAQVERETV; this is encoded by the coding sequence GTGAAAGATCGTTTTCTTGTGACAGGTGGGGCCCGACTGCAGGGTTCTGTAACCGTCGATGGCGCTAAAAACAGTGTGTTAAAGCTGATGGCGGCAGCTCTCCTTGCCGAGGGCACGACCACTTTAACCAACTGCCCTGAAATTCTTGATGTCCCACTGATGAAGGACGTCCTCGAGGGGCTGGGGTGTTCGGTCACGATCGACGGAACGACGGTGAGCATAGTCACCCCCGCAGAACTTTCCTCTCGTGCGGATTTTGACGCTGTGCGACAATTCCGCGCTTCAGTATGCGTCCTTGGCCCGCTCACTGCGCGTTGCGGTGAGGCGATTGTGGCGCTTCCTGGTGGAGACGCTATCGGATCACGACCACTTGATATGCATCAGTCCGGGCTTGAGAAGTTGGGTGCAACTACCCATATTGAACATGGGGCTGTTGTCGCGCGGGCGTCTTCACTGGAAGGTGCAGAAATCACCTTGGATTTCCCTTCGGTGGGCGCAACCGAGAATATCCTTACGGCTGCGGTCCTGGCGAACGGAACCACGGTGTTAGATAACGCTGCCCGTGAGCCGGAAATTGTTGATCTTTGTGAGATGCTCAACTCTATGGGGGCTCGGATCACTGGTGGTGGTACCTCGACGCTGACTATTGAGGGTGTGGACAAGCTTGGGCCAACGACGCACAGTGTGGTCGGTGACCGAATCGTGGCTGGTACATGGGCTTACGCCGCAGCGATGACCCAAGGTGATATTACTGTTGGCGGTATCGCTCCGGGACATCTGCACCTTGCTTTGGAGAAATTGAAGACGGCGGGTGCCGATGTGGAAACCTACGACAACGGTTTCCGAGTCAGCATGAATCACCGTCCGAAAGCGGTCGACTACCAGACATTGCCGTTCCCCGGTTTCCCGACAGATCTTCAACCCATGGCAATCGGTATCGCGTCTATTGCCGATGGTGTCTCAGTGATTACTGAGAATGTTTTCGAGTCACGTTTCCGCTTCGTTGACGAGATGTTGCGACTCGGTGCTGATGCTTCAGTCGATGGGCATCACGTAGTACTACGTGGCAACGACACCCTCTCCTCCACCGACGTGTGGGCTTCTGACATCCGTGCCGGCGCCGGTTTGGTGCTAGCCGGTTTGGTCGCCGATGGTGTTACGCGGGTTCATGATCTGTACCACATTGACCGTGGCTATCCGCGTTTCGTGGAGCGATTAAACGCACTAGGCGCACAGGTCGAGCGCGAAACGGTTTAA
- a CDS encoding ABC transporter permease family protein, producing the protein MFGIALVTAIGMLRPQTGALPVPADVPDAVCDVEGVDQTVFYARSPVAVDGTYSFQAGPHSLTDVMGGDPAELVDLEMAEGSSDLAGHTLISPRELADEHGWQVGGTVELSAPGISQDTIELTVGGIFQHSSVFPKFIVSYDAATELVPPQANTILMVGVNGDGTVEHEQLRANLEDAVEDHS; encoded by the coding sequence ATGTTCGGCATTGCGCTGGTCACGGCGATCGGAATGCTGCGGCCACAAACGGGAGCGTTGCCTGTCCCAGCGGACGTGCCGGATGCGGTGTGCGATGTTGAGGGAGTGGATCAGACTGTGTTTTATGCGCGGTCACCCGTGGCCGTCGACGGTACATACTCGTTCCAGGCTGGTCCGCACAGCTTGACAGACGTCATGGGTGGTGACCCAGCGGAATTAGTCGATCTTGAGATGGCGGAAGGCTCGAGCGACTTGGCAGGCCACACCCTGATTTCTCCGCGTGAGCTTGCCGACGAGCACGGCTGGCAAGTCGGAGGCACAGTCGAACTCTCAGCACCGGGGATCTCGCAGGACACGATCGAACTAACGGTGGGCGGGATCTTCCAGCATTCCTCGGTTTTCCCCAAGTTCATCGTCTCCTACGACGCTGCCACAGAGTTGGTCCCACCACAGGCGAACACGATTTTAATGGTGGGTGTCAACGGCGATGGAACGGTGGAACACGAGCAGCTTCGCGCGAACCTCGAAGACGCTGTGGAAGACCATTCGTAG
- a CDS encoding FtsX-like permease family protein produces the protein MAGEATVAIDQMLSILYALLALAVIIAILGIVNTLTLSVIERRQEIGMLRAVGTQLGQIRTMISLKSVQIAVFGAVAGMVVGLALGWAFLTVLADQGLDTIAIPWGLLVTMLFGSGVVGVRAALWPAQRAAKTPSLDAIAD, from the coding sequence ATGGCTGGTGAGGCCACAGTGGCGATCGACCAGATGTTGTCCATCCTGTACGCGCTGCTGGCGTTGGCGGTGATCATCGCGATTCTGGGTATTGTGAACACCTTGACGTTGTCTGTGATTGAGCGCCGCCAGGAGATCGGCATGTTGCGCGCTGTGGGTACTCAGCTTGGCCAAATTCGCACCATGATCAGTTTGAAATCTGTCCAGATCGCGGTCTTTGGTGCGGTGGCAGGCATGGTCGTGGGGCTTGCGCTGGGTTGGGCATTCCTTACCGTGTTGGCGGACCAGGGCCTGGATACAATCGCCATTCCGTGGGGCTTGTTAGTCACGATGCTGTTCGGTTCTGGGGTGGTCGGTGTGCGCGCCGCCCTGTGGCCGGCGCAGCGTGCTGCTAAAACCCCGTCGCTGGATGCGATCGCGGATTAG
- a CDS encoding FluC/FEX family fluoride channel, producing the protein MEILYAVLAVGLGGFLGGMGRWALSLIPRARVGTFAANMIAAVVLGIAVSGPGLVPLALGSGFAGALSTWSTLAKEIGGLARAKQWRVLTRYVLATVVIGIIAAHRGTVWAGRISGTF; encoded by the coding sequence ATGGAGATACTCTACGCAGTCCTTGCAGTTGGCCTCGGCGGTTTTCTCGGCGGGATGGGGCGCTGGGCACTCAGCTTGATTCCGCGTGCTCGGGTAGGCACTTTCGCCGCAAATATGATCGCTGCGGTGGTGTTAGGCATCGCGGTATCCGGGCCCGGTCTGGTGCCACTGGCCCTTGGCTCGGGATTCGCCGGTGCGTTATCCACCTGGTCCACGCTGGCCAAAGAGATTGGCGGGCTGGCACGGGCGAAACAGTGGCGGGTGCTTACGCGCTATGTTCTCGCCACGGTGGTTATCGGGATCATTGCCGCCCACCGTGGAACCGTGTGGGCTGGGCGTATCTCCGGCACGTTCTAA
- a CDS encoding fluoride efflux transporter family protein: MIKEGLLVGVGAALGALARFGLSSVLNDDIPTVLLINIVGCFLMGLCNPGKFWGTGFLGGFTTFSAFALATATSSASTALGLVVVTLLACVGAWLAGDWWRRRA, from the coding sequence ATGATCAAAGAGGGACTTCTCGTTGGGGTCGGCGCAGCACTCGGTGCCCTGGCCCGGTTCGGGCTTTCGAGCGTGCTTAACGACGACATCCCCACCGTTCTCCTCATCAATATTGTGGGGTGTTTCCTCATGGGCCTGTGCAATCCCGGAAAGTTTTGGGGCACCGGATTTTTAGGCGGGTTCACTACTTTTTCGGCGTTTGCGTTAGCCACAGCCACCTCCTCGGCAAGCACCGCTTTGGGGTTGGTCGTCGTTACGCTCCTTGCTTGCGTAGGCGCATGGTTGGCCGGCGACTGGTGGCGCAGGAGAGCGTAG
- a CDS encoding alanine/glycine:cation symporter family protein, which yields MLDSLNTALSAASSFVWGPWLLIPVLLGTGIFLTFRLAGIQFRTLGRSLRHALIDQQEDGEGDISNYQALTTALAATVGTGNIVGVATAIALGGPGALFWIWVTGAVGMASKYTEAYLGVRFRVTDAKGAQSGGPQEYLRRGIPGPVGQILAFLFTVFAIIASFGIGNLTQGNSVAAGMEDTFGVDPWITGIIMFVAVGAVLLGGIQAIGKITSAFVPLMIFVYVTGGIVSLVLMADQIPAALGAIFTDAFTGTAATGGFLGAGIMMAVRFGVARGIFSNESGMGSAAIAAAAAKTSHPTRQALVSMTQTFIDTMIVVTITGLVIVTSGVWDQGADNAATMTSSAFSTVLGSQWGGTIVSVSLIFFAFSTIIGWSYYGERSIVALLGQWASLPYRLFFTCVVFIGAISQIEIAWTFSDLANGLMALPNLIGLLILSGLVARETREYLKFDPHLKRSPEEVAEFVKKQQMHWK from the coding sequence ATGCTTGACTCCCTCAACACCGCCCTTAGCGCCGCGTCCTCTTTCGTGTGGGGCCCGTGGCTACTCATCCCTGTCCTGCTCGGCACAGGTATCTTCCTCACCTTCCGGCTTGCCGGAATCCAATTTCGCACCCTCGGCCGTTCACTACGTCACGCACTGATTGACCAGCAAGAAGACGGCGAAGGAGACATCTCCAACTACCAAGCACTGACGACGGCTCTGGCTGCCACAGTGGGTACCGGCAATATTGTGGGTGTTGCAACAGCCATCGCCCTCGGCGGACCTGGTGCCCTGTTCTGGATCTGGGTCACCGGTGCTGTGGGCATGGCTTCCAAGTACACCGAGGCCTATCTGGGTGTCCGCTTCCGCGTGACAGACGCCAAGGGGGCACAGTCCGGTGGCCCACAAGAGTATCTGCGCCGCGGTATCCCCGGCCCTGTCGGGCAGATCCTGGCGTTTCTGTTCACTGTGTTTGCGATCATCGCGTCGTTTGGCATCGGCAACCTTACCCAGGGCAACTCGGTAGCCGCTGGTATGGAGGACACCTTCGGGGTCGATCCGTGGATCACCGGCATCATCATGTTCGTCGCAGTCGGCGCTGTCTTACTGGGCGGCATTCAGGCGATCGGCAAGATCACCTCGGCGTTCGTTCCACTGATGATCTTCGTCTACGTCACCGGCGGCATCGTCTCGCTGGTATTGATGGCAGACCAGATCCCGGCCGCGCTGGGCGCGATCTTTACTGACGCATTTACCGGTACCGCAGCCACAGGGGGCTTCCTGGGTGCTGGCATTATGATGGCGGTGCGTTTCGGCGTGGCCCGCGGCATCTTCTCCAACGAGTCTGGCATGGGCTCGGCCGCCATTGCCGCGGCAGCGGCAAAAACCTCGCACCCCACCCGCCAGGCGCTCGTGTCAATGACTCAGACCTTCATCGACACCATGATCGTCGTAACGATCACAGGCCTAGTCATCGTCACCTCAGGTGTGTGGGACCAGGGCGCAGACAACGCAGCCACCATGACTTCCTCAGCATTCTCTACTGTCCTGGGCAGCCAATGGGGTGGCACGATCGTTTCTGTTTCGCTGATCTTCTTCGCGTTTTCCACCATCATTGGCTGGTCCTACTACGGTGAGCGCTCCATCGTGGCACTACTTGGCCAATGGGCATCACTGCCCTACCGCCTGTTCTTCACCTGCGTGGTGTTCATCGGCGCGATCAGCCAGATCGAGATCGCCTGGACTTTCTCCGACTTGGCCAACGGATTGATGGCCCTGCCGAACCTGATCGGCCTGCTTATCCTCTCCGGCCTCGTGGCGCGTGAGACCCGCGAGTACCTGAAGTTTGATCCCCATCTCAAACGCTCACCCGAAGAGGTCGCCGAGTTTGTAAAAAAGCAGCAGATGCATTGGAAGTAA
- the pgm gene encoding phosphoglucomutase (alpha-D-glucose-1,6-bisphosphate-dependent): protein MAHERAGQVARPEDLIDIAELVTAYYTRDIDPDNPDQQVAFGTSGHRGSSLDNAFNQQHIWATTQAIIDYRRDNNIGGPVFVGRDPHALSEPAMVSALEVLLANEIEVLVDDRGRYTPTPAVSHAILAHNATLDGGVTGTDPKRADGIVITPSHNPPRDGGFKYNPPSGGPADTDATDWIANRANEYLRAGLKGVKRTAVTGVLDDRAVKFDFMGNYVEDLPNVLDLDVIRSSNLSIGADPMGGASVDYWGAIAEAHKLNLTVVNPEVDATWRFMTLDTDGKIRMDCSSPNAMASLIANRDKYDIATGNDADADRHGIVTPDHGLMNPNHYLAVAIEYLFSNRPNWGENTAVGKTLVSSSMIDNVVKSLGKKLVEVPVGFKWFVPGLIDGSVGFGGEESAGASFLRHDGTVWSTDKDGIILDLLAAEITAKTGKTPSQRYAELADEFGAPAYARTDAEANREQKATLKALSPEDVKATELAGEPIVDKLTNAPGNDAPIGGLKVTTESAWFAARPSGTEDKYKIYAESFKGADHLAQVQKEAQALVDGVLG from the coding sequence ATGGCCCACGAACGTGCCGGACAGGTAGCACGCCCCGAAGACCTCATTGATATTGCGGAGTTGGTCACCGCCTACTACACCCGCGACATCGACCCAGACAACCCAGATCAGCAGGTAGCTTTCGGTACCTCTGGCCACCGCGGATCGTCGTTGGATAACGCTTTCAACCAGCAACACATTTGGGCGACTACGCAGGCGATTATTGACTACCGCCGCGACAACAATATCGGTGGCCCGGTTTTCGTGGGGCGCGACCCGCACGCCTTGTCTGAGCCTGCCATGGTCTCAGCACTTGAGGTGTTGCTCGCCAATGAGATCGAGGTGCTTGTCGACGACCGCGGCCGCTACACTCCAACGCCTGCGGTGTCGCACGCGATCTTGGCGCACAACGCCACGCTGGATGGCGGCGTGACCGGCACTGATCCGAAGCGTGCTGACGGCATTGTGATTACCCCGTCCCACAACCCACCACGCGACGGTGGCTTCAAGTACAACCCACCATCAGGCGGACCTGCCGACACGGATGCGACCGATTGGATCGCCAACCGCGCAAACGAATACCTGCGCGCAGGCCTTAAGGGTGTGAAACGCACAGCGGTTACGGGCGTGCTCGATGACCGTGCCGTGAAGTTCGACTTCATGGGTAACTATGTCGAAGATCTGCCGAACGTCCTGGACTTGGACGTGATCCGCAGCTCTAATCTTTCGATCGGCGCAGACCCCATGGGTGGTGCATCTGTGGACTACTGGGGGGCTATCGCTGAAGCGCACAAGCTGAACCTGACGGTGGTCAACCCAGAGGTCGACGCGACCTGGCGTTTCATGACGTTGGATACAGACGGCAAGATCCGCATGGATTGCTCCAGCCCCAACGCGATGGCTTCCCTGATTGCCAATCGCGACAAGTACGACATCGCTACCGGCAACGATGCTGACGCGGATCGCCACGGCATTGTCACCCCAGACCATGGCCTGATGAACCCCAACCACTACCTCGCGGTGGCCATCGAGTACTTGTTCTCTAACCGCCCGAACTGGGGTGAGAACACCGCTGTGGGCAAGACCCTGGTCTCTTCGTCCATGATCGATAATGTGGTGAAGTCCCTGGGCAAGAAGCTCGTCGAGGTGCCAGTGGGCTTCAAATGGTTCGTTCCAGGCTTGATCGACGGCTCGGTCGGCTTCGGTGGTGAAGAGTCTGCAGGTGCGTCCTTCCTGCGCCACGACGGCACAGTCTGGTCCACTGACAAGGACGGCATTATCTTGGACCTGCTGGCAGCAGAAATCACTGCGAAGACTGGCAAGACCCCATCGCAGCGCTACGCCGAGCTTGCCGACGAGTTCGGCGCTCCTGCCTACGCGCGCACCGATGCAGAGGCGAATCGTGAACAAAAGGCTACGCTCAAAGCCTTGTCGCCGGAAGATGTGAAGGCGACCGAGCTGGCGGGTGAGCCGATCGTCGATAAGCTCACGAATGCTCCTGGAAACGATGCCCCTATCGGTGGCTTGAAGGTGACCACGGAATCCGCGTGGTTTGCTGCACGCCCATCCGGCACGGAAGACAAGTACAAGATCTACGCCGAAAGCTTTAAGGGCGCCGACCACCTAGCCCAGGTGCAAAAGGAAGCCCAAGCCCTGGTAGACGGCGTACTAGGCTAG
- a CDS encoding response regulator transcription factor, which translates to MPTKREAQVLNLLLEGLSNQGIAKELNVTEAAVKKHVANLLVKYRVPLLLQL; encoded by the coding sequence GTGCCGACAAAGCGGGAGGCACAAGTATTAAACCTCCTATTAGAAGGGCTTTCTAATCAGGGCATTGCGAAAGAATTAAACGTCACTGAAGCAGCCGTGAAAAAACATGTCGCTAATCTTCTAGTCAAGTATCGGGTACCGTTGCTACTCCAACTCTAG
- a CDS encoding MauE/DoxX family redox-associated membrane protein: protein MTVIEKQQETPPRISRATVLDAIGALCRFGLAIVWIAGGVTKIGDRMAVTQSIAAYEIFTPYWSDILAQLIGPLEIAGGLFLLLGLWLRPSAKLSAVVMVLFIIGLSQAWARGLEIDCGCFSPQSDDPSTDYLSTILRDVVFAAMSLYIVYRPFKKWAIYP from the coding sequence GTGACCGTGATCGAAAAGCAGCAAGAGACACCACCCCGAATCAGCCGCGCGACGGTTCTAGATGCCATTGGTGCGCTTTGCCGATTCGGGCTTGCAATCGTCTGGATTGCCGGTGGAGTCACGAAAATTGGGGACCGGATGGCGGTGACCCAATCTATTGCTGCGTATGAAATATTCACCCCGTACTGGTCGGATATTCTGGCGCAGCTGATTGGCCCGTTGGAAATTGCGGGTGGCTTGTTCCTTCTGCTCGGGCTGTGGTTGCGCCCGTCGGCAAAGCTGTCTGCCGTAGTCATGGTGCTTTTCATTATTGGTCTCTCGCAAGCGTGGGCCCGAGGACTCGAGATCGACTGCGGATGTTTCTCTCCCCAGAGCGATGATCCCTCCACGGATTACCTCAGTACGATTTTGCGCGACGTTGTTTTTGCGGCGATGTCTTTGTACATTGTCTACCGCCCGTTTAAAAAATGGGCCATCTACCCATAA